The segment ACGGCGACACCCTCGGCGGCGTCGTCGAGGTGATCGTCACCGGCGTTCCGGTCGGACTGGGCTCGCACGTCAGCGGCGAGGCACGCCTGGACGCCCGTCTGGCGGGCGCTCTGATGGGCATTCAGGCCATCAAGGGCGTCGAGGTGGGCGACGGCTTCGAGACCGCCCGCAGGCGCGGCAGCCAGGCCCACGACGAGATGGTGCCGGGCGCGGACGGAGTCCTGCGCTCCACCAACCGCGCGGGCGGCCTGGAGGGCGGCATGACCAACGGCGAGAGCATTCGCGTGCGCGCTGCGATGAAACCGATCTCGACCGTGCCGCGTGCGCTGGCGACCATCGACATGACGACCGGCGAACCCGCGAGCGCGATCCACCAGCGCAGCGACGTGTGCGCGGTCCCGGCCGCCGGCGTCGTCGCCGAATCGATGGTGGCGCTCGTGGTGGCCCAGGCGGCCCTGGAGAAGTTCGGCGGCGACTCGGTGTCCGAGACCGCAGCCAACCTCCGCGGCTACCTCGACGCCATCGCGGCTCGCCCGGCTCACCCCGCGCCGTGACGGCAGGCAGCCGACCCGTCGCAGTACTGGTCGGCCCGATGGGTGCGGGCAAGTCGACCGTCGGGGCGGCGCTGGCCCGGTCCTGCGGCGTCGACCTGTGCGACACCGACGAGGAGATCGTCGACCGATCCGGTCGGAGCGTCCCCGCGATCTTCCAGGAGGACGGCGAGGCGGGGTTCCGCACGCTGGAAGCCGAGGTGGTCGCCGACGTGGTCGCGACGCACTCCGGTGTGGTCTCGCTGGGCGGCGGCGCGGTGATGACCCCGGCGGTGCGCGAGGCGCTCGTCGGCCACACCGTCGTGTACCTCCGGATCGGCGCCGAGGCGGGGTTCGCGCGTGTCGCGCACTCGGATCGCCCGCTGCTGGCGGCACCGAA is part of the Gordonia phthalatica genome and harbors:
- a CDS encoding shikimate kinase, yielding MTAGSRPVAVLVGPMGAGKSTVGAALARSCGVDLCDTDEEIVDRSGRSVPAIFQEDGEAGFRTLEAEVVADVVATHSGVVSLGGGAVMTPAVREALVGHTVVYLRIGAEAGFARVAHSDRPLLAAPNPAERYAEVLADREETYRAVASLVVDADRDPQVVVDDILARLASRTESEQE